In one window of Microbacterium natoriense DNA:
- the ilvD gene encoding dihydroxy-acid dehydratase produces MPTPLRSRTVTHGRNAAGARALFRAAGVNAADFGKPMIAVANSFTEFVPGHTHLQPVGRIVSDAISAAGGIPREFNTIAVDDGIAMGHGGMLYSLPSRDLIADSVEYMVNAHQADALVCISNCDKITPGMLMAALRLNIPTVFVSGGPMESGRATLVDGSVRTLDLVDAISEAANDTVSDADIQRIEENACPTCGSCSGMFTANSMNCLVEALGLALPGNGSVLATHTARRALYEKAGEVAVQITKAFYDEDDASVLPRAVASPAAFANAMALDIAMGGSTNTILHLLAAAHEAGIDFGLDEIDEISRRVPCLAKIAPNPAYGRMYYMEDVHRAGGIPAVLGELRRGGLLDENVSTIHSESFAAWLDDWDIRGGKVTDTAKDLWYAAPAGVRSSSAFSQSERWAALDEDAESGCIRDIAHAYSVDGGLAVLRGNIAVDGAVVKTAGVDPSILVFSGPAVVCESQDEAVAKILGKKVQPGDVVVIRYEGPKGGPGMQEMLHPTSFLKGRGLGKVCALITDGRFSGGTSGLSIGHVSPEAASGGVIALVEDGDIIDIDIPTRGLSLRVDDSVLEERRARLLDNGGYRPVDRQRPVSLALRAYAAMATSADRGAVRDVEAVERALREQEIRQAGALV; encoded by the coding sequence ATGCCCACCCCTCTTCGCTCCCGCACCGTCACGCACGGCCGCAACGCCGCCGGCGCCCGCGCCCTGTTCCGCGCCGCCGGTGTGAACGCCGCCGACTTCGGCAAGCCCATGATCGCCGTCGCGAACAGCTTCACCGAGTTCGTGCCCGGCCACACGCACTTGCAGCCCGTCGGGCGCATCGTCTCCGACGCGATCTCGGCCGCAGGCGGCATCCCGCGCGAGTTCAACACGATCGCGGTCGACGATGGCATCGCGATGGGACACGGGGGGATGCTCTACTCCCTCCCCTCGCGCGACCTGATCGCCGACTCGGTCGAGTACATGGTCAATGCGCACCAGGCCGATGCGCTCGTGTGCATCTCGAACTGCGACAAGATCACCCCGGGCATGCTCATGGCCGCTCTTCGACTGAACATCCCCACGGTCTTCGTCTCGGGCGGTCCGATGGAGTCCGGCCGCGCCACGCTCGTCGACGGCTCGGTCCGCACGCTCGACCTCGTCGACGCGATCTCCGAGGCGGCCAACGACACGGTGTCGGACGCCGACATCCAGCGCATCGAGGAGAACGCCTGCCCGACGTGCGGCTCGTGCTCGGGCATGTTCACCGCGAACTCGATGAACTGCCTGGTCGAGGCGCTCGGCCTCGCCCTGCCCGGCAACGGCTCGGTGCTCGCGACCCACACCGCGCGCCGCGCGCTCTACGAGAAGGCCGGCGAGGTCGCCGTGCAGATCACCAAGGCGTTCTACGACGAGGACGACGCCTCGGTGCTCCCTCGCGCGGTCGCGAGCCCGGCGGCCTTCGCGAACGCCATGGCCCTCGACATCGCGATGGGCGGCTCGACCAACACGATCCTGCATCTGCTCGCCGCCGCGCACGAGGCAGGCATCGACTTCGGTCTCGACGAGATCGACGAGATCTCGCGGCGAGTGCCGTGCCTCGCAAAGATCGCGCCGAACCCGGCCTACGGCCGCATGTACTACATGGAAGACGTGCACCGGGCGGGCGGCATCCCCGCCGTCCTCGGCGAACTGCGCCGTGGCGGCCTACTCGACGAGAACGTCAGCACGATCCACTCCGAGTCGTTCGCCGCCTGGCTGGACGACTGGGACATCCGCGGCGGCAAGGTCACCGACACCGCCAAGGACCTCTGGTACGCCGCACCCGCCGGCGTGCGCTCGTCGAGCGCCTTCTCGCAGTCCGAGCGCTGGGCTGCGCTCGACGAAGACGCCGAGAGCGGATGCATCCGCGATATCGCGCACGCCTACTCGGTCGACGGCGGTCTCGCCGTGCTGCGCGGCAACATCGCGGTCGACGGCGCCGTCGTGAAGACCGCGGGCGTCGACCCGTCGATCCTCGTGTTCTCCGGACCTGCCGTGGTCTGCGAGTCGCAGGACGAGGCCGTCGCGAAGATCCTCGGCAAGAAGGTGCAGCCCGGCGATGTCGTCGTCATCCGCTACGAGGGCCCCAAGGGCGGACCGGGGATGCAGGAGATGCTGCACCCGACATCGTTCCTCAAGGGACGCGGACTCGGCAAGGTCTGCGCGCTCATCACCGACGGGCGCTTCTCGGGCGGCACGTCGGGCCTGTCGATCGGCCACGTCTCGCCCGAAGCGGCGAGCGGCGGCGTGATCGCGCTCGTCGAAGACGGCGACATCATCGACATCGACATCCCGACCCGCGGGCTGAGCCTGCGCGTCGACGACTCCGTGCTCGAAGAGCGCCGTGCGCGCCTGCTCGATAACGGCGGCTACCGTCCCGTCGATCGGCAGCGCCCGGTCTCCCTGGCGCTGCGCGCCTACGCCGCGATGGCGACCTCGGCCGACCGCGGCGCCGTGCGCGACGTCGAGGCCGTGGAGCGTGCGCTGCGGGAGCAGGAGATCCGTCAGGCGGGTGCGCTCGTCTGA
- a CDS encoding aminotransferase class V-fold PLP-dependent enzyme, protein MSLPHHDIDPDGLLEYSVVFTDRSLNHMSARFIGVMQQSLEILREAYNATDAVIINGGGSYAMESVARQLATGRRALVVRNGLFSYRWSQILDTGGIAASVIVCTARPDSDDVQAQWSPAPIDEVVAAVRSARPEVVFAPHVETAAGIILSDDYVRALAEAVHEVGGVLVLDCIASGAMWVDMQDLDVDVLISAPQKGWSGTPGTGFVMLGERGRDAVAAGSSTSFALDLGRWLSIADGYRDGTAGYHATMPTDSIARNLAQMIETRGHGFTALRNAQVELGTRVRALLAERGFPSVAAEDFAAPSVVVVHTDDPGLCSGALFREQGVQIAAGVPLHCDEPESFSTFRIGLFGLDKLTDVDGTVERLAAALDRIGR, encoded by the coding sequence ATGAGCCTTCCCCACCACGACATCGACCCGGATGGCCTGCTCGAGTACTCGGTCGTCTTCACCGATCGGTCCCTCAATCACATGTCGGCGCGCTTCATCGGCGTGATGCAGCAGAGCCTCGAGATCCTGCGCGAGGCGTACAACGCCACGGACGCCGTCATCATCAACGGCGGGGGCAGCTACGCCATGGAGTCGGTGGCGCGGCAGCTCGCCACCGGACGTCGGGCGCTCGTCGTCCGCAACGGCCTGTTCTCGTACCGCTGGTCGCAGATCCTCGACACAGGCGGCATCGCGGCATCCGTGATCGTCTGCACCGCTCGGCCCGACAGCGACGACGTGCAGGCGCAGTGGAGTCCGGCGCCCATCGACGAGGTGGTCGCAGCCGTCCGCAGCGCCCGACCGGAGGTCGTCTTCGCGCCGCACGTCGAGACGGCCGCGGGCATCATCCTCTCCGACGACTACGTGCGCGCCCTCGCCGAGGCGGTTCACGAAGTCGGGGGTGTGCTGGTCCTCGACTGCATCGCGTCCGGCGCGATGTGGGTCGACATGCAGGATCTTGACGTCGACGTGCTCATCAGCGCCCCGCAGAAGGGGTGGAGCGGAACGCCCGGCACCGGCTTCGTCATGCTGGGCGAGCGAGGGAGGGATGCCGTCGCCGCCGGTTCGTCGACCAGTTTCGCTCTCGATCTCGGCCGATGGCTCTCGATCGCCGACGGCTACCGTGACGGCACCGCGGGCTATCACGCGACGATGCCGACCGACTCGATCGCTCGCAACCTCGCCCAGATGATCGAGACGCGCGGGCACGGGTTCACCGCTCTCCGCAACGCGCAGGTCGAACTCGGAACGCGCGTTCGCGCACTGCTCGCCGAGCGGGGATTCCCGTCTGTCGCGGCGGAGGATTTCGCCGCGCCGAGCGTCGTGGTGGTGCACACCGACGATCCGGGTCTCTGCAGCGGGGCGCTGTTCCGCGAGCAGGGGGTGCAGATCGCCGCAGGCGTGCCCCTGCACTGCGACGAGCCGGAGTCGTTCTCGACCTTCCGCATCGGCCTCTTCGGACTCGACAAGCTGACAGACGTCGACGGCACGGTCGAGCGCTTGGCTGCCGCCCTCGACCGGATCGGACGCTGA
- a CDS encoding 3-deoxy-7-phosphoheptulonate synthase gives MHDAATIDATADLHVASFTTIPSPADIAAELPVGDERAALVSRTREEVRRIMSGEDDRLLVVVGPCSIHDPEPGLEYAGRLAREAEKHRDDLLVVMRTYFEKPRTTVGWKGLINDPHLDGSHDIEAGLRMARAFLRDVTALGMPCATEFLEPISPQYTADLVSWGAIGARTTESQIHRQLASGLSMPIGFKNGTDGGLQVALDAAAAASAPQAFLGIGADGRASLVTTTGNPDTSVILRGGADGPNYSVEHVQRASERLSAAGLTNRLVVDASHGNSGKDHVRQSEVAAELAVQIGGDGRAIAGIMLESNLVAGAQKLDVSVGPAGLVRGQSVTDACMGWDATEIALAQLAEGVRRRR, from the coding sequence ATGCACGACGCCGCCACCATCGACGCCACCGCCGACCTGCACGTCGCCAGCTTCACGACGATCCCCTCGCCCGCGGACATCGCGGCCGAGCTGCCGGTCGGAGACGAGCGCGCGGCCCTCGTCTCACGCACCCGCGAAGAGGTGCGCCGCATCATGTCGGGTGAGGACGACCGACTGCTCGTCGTCGTCGGGCCGTGCTCGATCCACGACCCGGAGCCCGGCCTGGAGTACGCGGGCCGCCTGGCGCGCGAGGCCGAGAAGCACCGCGACGACCTTCTCGTGGTGATGCGCACGTACTTCGAGAAGCCGCGCACGACGGTCGGCTGGAAGGGCCTGATCAACGACCCGCACCTCGACGGCAGTCACGACATCGAGGCGGGGCTCCGGATGGCGCGCGCGTTCCTGCGTGATGTCACGGCGCTCGGGATGCCGTGCGCCACCGAGTTCCTCGAGCCGATCAGCCCGCAGTACACCGCCGACCTGGTCAGCTGGGGTGCGATCGGGGCACGCACGACCGAGAGTCAGATCCATCGCCAGCTCGCCAGCGGGCTCTCGATGCCGATCGGTTTCAAGAACGGCACCGACGGCGGCCTGCAGGTGGCGCTGGATGCTGCAGCCGCGGCATCCGCTCCGCAGGCGTTCCTGGGCATCGGCGCCGACGGCCGGGCGAGCCTGGTCACCACCACGGGAAACCCCGACACCTCGGTGATCCTGCGCGGCGGCGCGGACGGTCCCAACTACAGCGTCGAGCACGTGCAGCGGGCATCGGAGCGGCTCTCCGCTGCGGGGCTGACCAACCGACTCGTCGTCGACGCCAGCCACGGCAACAGCGGCAAGGACCACGTTCGACAGTCGGAAGTCGCCGCCGAGCTCGCCGTGCAGATCGGCGGCGACGGACGCGCGATCGCGGGCATCATGCTCGAGAGCAACCTCGTCGCCGGAGCGCAGAAACTCGACGTCTCGGTCGGCCCCGCGGGACTCGTGCGCGGTCAGAGCGTGACGGATGCCTGCATGGGGTGGGATGCGACGGAGATCGCGCTTGCTCAGCTGGCCGAGGGCGTGCGCCGACGTCGCTGA